From one Streptococcus pneumoniae genomic stretch:
- a CDS encoding lactonase family protein has translation MNMQTIYFGTYTRRSSDGIYQADFDPKTGNLSNLKLFAQEPSPTYLAFDKDGHLYSVGAKDGEGGIAAFDQTGQLINHVVSEGAPLCYVAVDEKRNLVYGANYHKGQALVYRRTEDGSLSLADSVTHTGSGPHENQASPHVHFTDLTPDQYLVTCDLGCDQVITYDVSENGKLTELARYTSQSGAGPRHLVFHPHYKVAYLICELNSTIEVLAYDGLGEFEHIQTISTLPSDYTDFNGTAAIRLSNDGKFLYGSNRGHDSIAVYEILADGSLSLLEIVPTNGKNPRDFNLSPDQNHLIAVHQDSDNATVFSRNQETGRLTELSHDFTVPEGVCVTFR, from the coding sequence ATGAACATGCAAACTATTTATTTCGGAACCTACACTCGCCGCTCGTCAGATGGTATTTACCAAGCTGATTTTGATCCCAAAACAGGAAACTTATCCAATCTAAAGCTCTTTGCCCAAGAGCCAAGTCCAACTTATCTCGCCTTTGATAAAGATGGTCACTTATATAGTGTCGGAGCAAAAGATGGAGAAGGTGGCATTGCAGCCTTTGATCAAACAGGACAGCTCATCAATCATGTCGTCTCAGAAGGCGCTCCTCTTTGCTATGTAGCAGTGGATGAAAAACGCAATCTCGTCTATGGAGCGAATTACCACAAAGGACAAGCACTGGTTTATCGTCGCACAGAGGATGGCTCTCTTAGCTTAGCAGACTCTGTAACTCACACAGGCTCAGGTCCTCATGAAAATCAAGCAAGCCCTCATGTTCACTTTACCGACCTCACTCCGGATCAATACCTTGTCACTTGTGATTTGGGTTGCGACCAAGTCATCACCTACGATGTCAGCGAAAATGGGAAACTGACAGAATTAGCCCGCTATACCTCCCAAAGTGGGGCAGGACCACGACATCTCGTCTTTCATCCTCACTATAAAGTAGCCTACTTGATCTGTGAATTGAATTCAACCATTGAGGTCTTGGCTTACGATGGCTTGGGAGAATTTGAGCACATACAAACCATCTCTACTCTTCCAAGTGACTACACAGACTTTAACGGCACCGCAGCCATTCGTCTGTCCAACGACGGAAAATTCCTCTACGGCTCCAACCGCGGTCATGACTCCATTGCTGTTTATGAGATTTTAGCAGATGGCAGTCTTTCCTTACTTGAAATCGTTCCAACCAATGGAAAAAATCCTCGTGATTTCAACCTTAGCCCAGACCAAAACCACCTCATCGCTGTCCATCAAGATTCGGACAATGCGACTGTCTTTTCTCGCAATCAAGAAACAGGGCGCCTCACAGAACTCTCTCATGACTTTACCGTCCCAGAGGGTGTGTGTGTGACATTTAGATAA
- a CDS encoding efflux RND transporter periplasmic adaptor subunit, with product MVRNKRLMRRILLAGTAVILAGGGAAYLWLPSPDTEIIENRIQTLSVKDAIDKSRKSLLTLSGEVAANNSSKVKIDTSKGEVKEVFVKNGDTVEVGQALFSYATSQAITAQSAQYDVASKQASVSAAENTLALKWESYNRKLARLNELRAKSGEEAEGLADQIKSAEDEVGQALTDARTAENEVRLAQIEAEKAENLAQAEEERTKYDTVTADTAGVIQSMKEDLPNQSKAKKDEETFFEIIDQSKILVKGSVSEFDRDKVQVGQKVEVVDRKDSKKRWTGTITQIGNLAQEATNGKQEENPNQGKFPYQVELDANNEPPLIGSHAYLHILGAGQEPGKLTLKSNYLFKKDGKTYVWKVEDKKIKQQEVGVKEISKNLYEVVSGLVLDDSLAIPKDGMKDGMEVGARVTP from the coding sequence ATGGTAAGAAATAAGCGATTGATGCGCAGAATTTTGCTAGCAGGAACTGCTGTTATTTTGGCAGGGGGTGGGGCAGCTTATCTATGGTTGCCTAGCCCAGATACGGAAATTATAGAAAATAGAATCCAGACTTTATCGGTCAAAGATGCGATTGACAAAAGTCGTAAAAGTCTTTTGACCCTATCAGGAGAAGTAGCTGCAAATAATAGCAGCAAGGTCAAAATTGACACCTCAAAAGGTGAAGTCAAAGAAGTATTTGTCAAAAATGGCGATACTGTGGAAGTAGGTCAGGCTCTCTTTTCCTATGCGACGTCTCAAGCTATTACAGCTCAATCTGCCCAGTATGATGTAGCTTCCAAACAGGCGAGTGTTTCTGCAGCTGAAAATACACTAGCTCTGAAATGGGAAAGCTATAACCGTAAGCTGGCACGTTTAAATGAGCTTCGTGCAAAGTCAGGAGAGGAAGCTGAAGGTTTGGCAGATCAAATTAAGTCTGCTGAAGATGAGGTAGGTCAAGCCCTTACCGATGCCAGAACAGCGGAAAATGAAGTACGTCTTGCACAAATCGAGGCAGAAAAGGCAGAAAATCTCGCTCAGGCTGAAGAGGAGCGTACCAAGTACGATACCGTCACAGCAGATACAGCTGGGGTTATTCAATCGATGAAAGAAGACTTGCCTAATCAATCTAAGGCAAAAAAAGATGAAGAAACTTTCTTTGAAATCATTGACCAATCTAAGATTTTGGTCAAGGGAAGTGTGAGCGAGTTTGATCGAGATAAGGTTCAAGTAGGTCAAAAAGTTGAAGTGGTTGATCGAAAAGACAGTAAGAAACGTTGGACAGGCACCATTACGCAAATTGGGAATTTGGCGCAAGAGGCAACCAATGGCAAGCAAGAAGAAAATCCGAATCAAGGAAAGTTCCCTTATCAAGTCGAATTAGATGCTAATAACGAGCCTCCCCTTATCGGCAGCCATGCTTATCTTCATATCCTAGGTGCTGGACAAGAGCCTGGGAAATTAACGCTGAAATCGAACTACTTATTTAAAAAAGATGGTAAAACTTACGTTTGGAAAGTAGAAGATAAAAAGATTAAGCAGCAAGAAGTAGGAGTTAAGGAAATCTCTAAAAATCTCTATGAAGTAGTATCTGGTCTAGTTCTTGATGACAGCCTTGCTATTCCAAAAGATGGCATGAAAGATGGAATGGAGGTGGGAGCGCGTGTTACACCTTAA
- a CDS encoding ABC transporter ATP-binding protein, producing MEWRWERVLHLKDIRKSYQQGQQEVPILKGIDLHVKEGDFLAIMGPSGSGKSTLMNIIGCLDLATSGRYEIEGVEVGDLSDDELSDLRNQKIGFVFQNFNLLPKLTACQNVELPLTYLGVTKKERRKRALEMLALVGLEERSEFKPAELSGGQKQRVAIARALVTNPSFILGDEPTGALDTKTSIQIMELFQRFNQEGKTIVIITHEPEVAAMCQQTLVLRDGCFKG from the coding sequence ATGGAATGGAGGTGGGAGCGCGTGTTACACCTTAAAGACATTCGTAAATCTTATCAGCAAGGACAGCAGGAAGTTCCCATCCTAAAAGGCATTGACCTTCATGTAAAAGAAGGGGATTTTTTAGCCATCATGGGACCGTCAGGTTCTGGAAAATCCACTTTGATGAATATCATTGGCTGCCTTGATTTGGCGACAAGTGGTCGCTATGAAATTGAAGGTGTAGAGGTCGGTGACTTATCTGATGATGAATTATCTGATTTGCGCAATCAAAAGATTGGTTTTGTGTTTCAAAACTTTAATCTTTTGCCTAAGTTAACTGCCTGCCAAAATGTTGAATTACCCTTGACCTATCTAGGGGTGACTAAGAAAGAACGACGTAAGCGAGCTCTCGAAATGCTCGCTTTGGTAGGCTTAGAAGAGCGAAGTGAATTTAAACCAGCAGAATTGTCTGGTGGACAAAAGCAACGGGTGGCTATTGCTAGGGCTTTGGTCACCAATCCTAGCTTTATCTTAGGAGATGAGCCGACAGGGGCGCTAGATACCAAGACCAGTATTCAGATTATGGAGCTATTTCAGCGTTTTAATCAAGAAGGTAAGACGATTGTCATCATTACCCATGAACCTGAGGTAGCTGCGATGTGCCAACAGACCTTGGTCTTGCGTGATGGCTGTTTTAAAGGATAA
- a CDS encoding ABC transporter permease: MEDMIVALQSILAHKMRSILTMLGIIIGISAIIAIFSIIEGNTENTKRQLIGGSNNTMTVVYNKKNVINPDLPAKSKAQKASYLPFLGEDVLKEIQGIKGVKDAMVSYQTEDKLYHLKQSSTTKIAAVSENVLQLKQLKLIHQESDAKEAFKEGEQIAFLEKSLYESLFPKGDGLGEYVEIKGYPFRVAGVFEARDRKSLNEGAEKIAYLPLGQWHRLSETINAEPEILVQTEKADALKTVANRVADFLNEQVPASDYMFGVLNLREFERQLDDLNRSNFVLLAGIASISLLVGGIGVMNIMLVSVTERTREIGVKKALGARRRLILKQFLMESVILTLLGGLIGVIVGIVAGYVITQSLEYPYILSLLSVCISLVFCCIIGIVFGLLPAVKASKLNPIEALRFE; the protein is encoded by the coding sequence ATGGAAGATATGATTGTCGCCCTTCAGTCTATTTTGGCGCATAAAATGCGTTCAATCTTGACCATGCTGGGCATTATTATCGGCATTAGTGCGATTATTGCCATTTTTTCCATTATTGAGGGCAATACAGAAAATACCAAACGTCAGCTGATTGGTGGCAGTAACAACACCATGACGGTTGTCTACAATAAAAAGAATGTCATCAATCCCGACCTTCCTGCTAAAAGTAAGGCACAGAAAGCTAGTTACCTGCCTTTTTTGGGTGAGGATGTATTAAAAGAGATTCAAGGTATCAAGGGCGTGAAGGACGCCATGGTGTCTTATCAGACTGAGGATAAACTCTACCATCTCAAACAGTCTTCAACCACTAAGATTGCTGCAGTATCAGAAAATGTTTTGCAGCTAAAGCAGTTAAAACTGATTCATCAAGAAAGTGACGCAAAAGAAGCTTTTAAAGAGGGGGAACAGATTGCTTTTTTAGAGAAAAGTCTTTATGAGAGCCTATTTCCAAAAGGAGATGGTTTAGGAGAGTATGTAGAAATCAAAGGCTATCCGTTTCGGGTTGCGGGGGTCTTTGAAGCAAGAGATCGCAAAAGTTTAAATGAAGGGGCAGAAAAGATTGCCTATCTCCCTTTGGGACAATGGCATCGCTTATCAGAAACCATCAATGCTGAGCCAGAAATTTTAGTTCAGACTGAAAAGGCAGATGCACTAAAGACCGTGGCGAATCGTGTGGCAGACTTTTTAAATGAGCAAGTACCTGCATCTGATTATATGTTTGGCGTTCTCAATCTCCGAGAATTTGAACGGCAGCTAGATGATCTCAATCGGTCTAATTTTGTCCTCTTAGCAGGGATTGCCAGTATTTCGCTTTTGGTGGGAGGAATCGGTGTGATGAACATCATGCTTGTGTCTGTTACCGAGCGGACTCGAGAAATTGGGGTCAAAAAGGCGCTAGGTGCGAGACGCCGATTGATTTTGAAACAATTTTTAATGGAATCCGTGATTTTGACCCTCTTGGGTGGATTGATTGGTGTCATCGTAGGTATTGTCGCGGGCTACGTTATTACCCAATCTTTAGAGTATCCTTATATCTTATCTCTGTTATCTGTTTGTATTAGTCTGGTATTTTGTTGTATAATAGGGATAGTATTTGGGTTGTTACCAGCCGTTAAGGCCTCAAAACTAAATCCGATTGAGGCACTACGTTTTGAATAG
- a CDS encoding response regulator transcription factor — translation MYKILVVEDDATINQVICEFLKEQNYDVVSVLDGSDALKSFQKEVFDLIILDIMLPSVSGLEVLKEIRKTSQVPVMMLTALDDEYTQLISFNHLISDYVTKPFSPLILMKRIENILRRTVTYSEIVIGELRVSVDDCTVYWRGEKMSPTKKEYEIIQALAKRKGHLVTRDQLMNVIWGYSELDTRVLDNHIKNIRKKIPGIPLITITGMGYQLGGDQG, via the coding sequence ATGTATAAGATTTTAGTGGTAGAAGATGATGCTACCATTAACCAAGTGATTTGCGAATTTTTAAAAGAACAAAACTATGATGTTGTGTCCGTATTAGACGGATCTGATGCGCTGAAATCCTTCCAAAAAGAAGTCTTTGATTTGATTATCTTGGATATCATGTTGCCGTCTGTGAGTGGTTTAGAGGTTTTAAAAGAGATTCGAAAGACGTCTCAAGTACCTGTCATGATGCTAACAGCCTTAGACGACGAATATACGCAGCTGATTAGTTTTAATCATTTGATTAGTGATTATGTGACAAAACCCTTTTCTCCTCTTATCTTGATGAAGCGGATTGAAAATATTCTCCGTAGAACGGTCACTTATTCAGAGATTGTCATTGGTGAGTTGCGAGTGTCAGTGGATGATTGTACTGTTTACTGGCGTGGTGAGAAGATGAGCCCAACCAAGAAAGAGTATGAAATTATTCAGGCTCTTGCTAAGCGAAAAGGGCATCTGGTGACGAGAGATCAGCTCATGAATGTCATTTGGGGATATAGCGAGCTAGATACACGAGTTTTGGATAATCATATCAAGAATATCCGCAAAAAAATCCCAGGAATTCCTTTAATCACCATTACAGGAATGGGATACCAACTTGGGGGCGATCAAGGTTGA
- a CDS encoding HAMP domain-containing sensor histidine kinase, with product MKIVRKHFLLTSGLVFLVVTAVLSTLYFTMPLYYQSVKKDEVRREFNHVEKHIEGKTLSEMKKLLQSYDQKNSRMWFSLTDNIGQLHYPLLTPSSDQVSVEVSTFIDNGTAEKEHLKNTVRDKDGNAYTLEGEYSLQPVSDASEVLLDLYPYMVFLSLLLGMLLSYIYSLISTKRIKQISKTTRKMVSLSPDVVCEVKGNDEIADLAQDVNILYESLLTNMEALRLENEKVAESERNKVEFLRMTSHELKTPIAGMMGMVDGMIYGVGDYKDREKYLKKCREILEEQSQLVQSILAISKLDMETLDDMNQIFSLKDLLEEQIPFYQTMADLKGYKLTVHLEEVRLKGNPMYFLKAMKNLLDNAFHYTRENGEIRLILTKKECCIENEAERVLTKEQLSKIFQPFYRPDYSRNRKDGGTGLGLFIVQQIFDKHQLTYHFNAKDEKWMSFRIFL from the coding sequence TTGAAAATCGTAAGAAAGCATTTCCTTCTGACCAGTGGTCTGGTCTTTCTAGTCGTGACTGCTGTGCTATCCACTCTCTACTTCACCATGCCTTTGTATTACCAATCGGTGAAAAAAGATGAGGTCAGACGGGAGTTTAATCATGTGGAAAAGCACATCGAGGGCAAGACTCTTTCAGAGATGAAAAAGCTCCTCCAGTCCTATGACCAAAAGAACAGCCGCATGTGGTTTAGTTTGACAGATAATATCGGTCAGCTTCATTATCCACTACTAACACCTTCAAGTGATCAAGTGTCAGTAGAAGTGAGCACCTTTATTGATAATGGAACCGCTGAAAAAGAGCATCTCAAAAACACGGTACGAGATAAGGATGGAAATGCCTATACGCTTGAGGGAGAATACTCCCTACAACCTGTCTCTGACGCTAGTGAGGTCTTGCTAGATTTGTACCCTTATATGGTGTTCTTATCGCTTCTTTTAGGTATGCTCTTGTCTTATATTTATAGCCTTATCTCTACTAAGCGGATCAAGCAAATATCGAAAACCACACGGAAAATGGTCAGCCTCTCTCCAGATGTGGTGTGCGAGGTTAAGGGAAATGATGAGATTGCTGATTTAGCACAGGATGTCAATATTCTCTACGAGAGCCTTTTGACCAATATGGAGGCTTTGCGCTTAGAGAATGAAAAGGTGGCAGAAAGTGAGCGCAATAAGGTTGAATTTCTCCGTATGACCTCCCACGAACTAAAAACACCCATCGCAGGTATGATGGGTATGGTTGATGGCATGATTTACGGAGTGGGAGATTATAAGGATAGGGAAAAATACCTAAAGAAATGCCGTGAAATTTTAGAAGAACAATCTCAGCTTGTCCAGTCTATTCTAGCCATTTCTAAACTTGATATGGAAACTTTGGACGATATGAATCAGATCTTTTCTTTAAAAGACTTGCTGGAAGAGCAAATTCCTTTTTACCAAACGATGGCTGATCTGAAAGGATATAAGCTGACTGTCCATTTAGAAGAAGTGAGATTGAAAGGAAATCCTATGTATTTCTTAAAAGCTATGAAAAACTTGCTGGATAATGCCTTTCATTACACTAGGGAAAATGGAGAGATTCGCCTCATTTTGACCAAAAAAGAATGTTGCATTGAAAATGAAGCCGAAAGGGTTTTAACCAAGGAGCAGTTATCAAAGATTTTCCAACCTTTCTATCGACCAGATTATAGTCGTAATCGGAAAGACGGTGGTACAGGACTTGGTCTGTTTATCGTGCAACAAATCTTTGATAAGCACCAGCTGACCTATCATTTTAACGCCAAGGACGAGAAGTGGATGAGTTTTCGAATTTTTCTATAA
- a CDS encoding AI-2E family transporter: protein MEQQKKDFSLSWFFRWFLDNKAITIFLVTLLLGLNIYLLSKISFIFVPVLEFLGVIMLPVILSGLLYYLLNPIVDWLESHKIKRLYAITLVFIMIALLLVWGLAVAIPSLQQQVVSFSKNVPTYVKQIDTMVNDLLANRISDDLKPQLEELTYNLSSQVTSWASNFSAKAVNWASSFISAASQIIVALIIMPFLLFYLLRDGKGLKGYVTQFLPTKFREPVGQVLSEVNTQLSNYVRGQVTVAIIVAAMFILFFKIIGLRYAVTLGVTAGVLNLVPYLGSFLAMLPALVLGLIAGPVMLIKVIVVFIVEQTIEGRFVSPLVLGSQLNIHPINILFVLLTAGSMFGIWGVLLGIPTYACAKVVIAALFHWYKEVSGLYEEEQGEVHE from the coding sequence ATGGAACAGCAGAAAAAAGATTTTAGTTTATCCTGGTTTTTTCGGTGGTTTTTAGACAATAAAGCCATTACTATTTTTCTTGTAACCCTCTTGTTGGGATTGAATATCTATCTCCTCAGTAAGATTAGTTTCATTTTTGTGCCAGTGTTGGAATTTTTGGGTGTGATTATGTTACCCGTTATTCTATCAGGGCTTTTGTATTATTTGTTAAATCCGATTGTCGATTGGCTAGAATCGCATAAAATCAAGCGTCTATATGCAATTACCTTGGTCTTTATTATGATTGCTTTGCTCTTGGTTTGGGGTTTGGCTGTTGCGATTCCGAGTCTTCAGCAGCAGGTGGTGAGCTTTTCTAAAAATGTTCCCACTTATGTCAAACAGATTGATACCATGGTGAATGATTTGTTGGCAAATCGCATCTCAGATGATTTAAAACCGCAGCTAGAAGAGTTGACTTACAATCTCTCCTCACAAGTGACCAGCTGGGCTAGTAATTTTTCTGCTAAGGCTGTTAACTGGGCAAGTAGCTTTATCAGTGCAGCTTCTCAAATCATCGTAGCTCTCATCATTATGCCCTTCTTGCTCTTTTATCTCTTGCGTGATGGTAAGGGATTGAAAGGCTATGTGACTCAGTTTTTGCCGACTAAGTTTCGTGAGCCAGTAGGGCAAGTCCTCTCTGAGGTCAATACCCAGCTATCCAACTACGTCCGCGGGCAAGTGACTGTCGCGATTATCGTTGCAGCTATGTTTATCCTGTTCTTTAAAATCATCGGTCTGCGTTATGCTGTGACCTTAGGCGTGACAGCTGGGGTGTTAAATCTCGTGCCCTATTTAGGAAGTTTTCTTGCCATGCTTCCAGCTCTTGTTTTGGGCTTGATTGCAGGACCTGTCATGTTGATTAAGGTCATTGTTGTCTTTATTGTTGAGCAGACGATTGAAGGACGGTTCGTCTCACCACTTGTCCTAGGAAGCCAGCTCAATATCCATCCGATTAACATCCTTTTTGTCCTTTTAACAGCGGGTTCTATGTTTGGGATTTGGGGAGTGCTTTTGGGAATTCCGACGTATGCCTGTGCCAAGGTTGTGATTGCAGCTCTGTTCCATTGGTATAAGGAAGTCAGCGGGCTTTATGAAGAGGAGCAAGGAGAAGTCCATGAATAA
- a CDS encoding tetratricopeptide repeat protein, which yields MNNSEKMLASLHQQDMEHARKYFEKALVSDDVDVLFDLAQYLESIGFFPQAKRAYEKVVDEFPQAFLGLSNIASEDGQIEEAFAYLEEILPESNWYPTSLVMKADLYQMEGLPDVAREKLEEAYQLSEDPLVLFGLAEVDMELGEFTKAIKEYASLDNRAIYEQTGISTYQRIGFCYAQLGKLEVAIEFLEKALELEYDDQTTLELAMILLDQGESQRALMYFKQLDALSHDYEGYEYGYALALHAEHQTKEALAIAKQGLSKNPFETRLALLASQYAYELHDQAGAEKYLLEALEDALDQEDLILRLTNLYLEQERFEDVLAFEGEEVDSLFTKWNLARAYKALEKEEKALELYREIAPDLQENPEFLESYAYLLRELGYLAEAKEQAHRYLTLVPDDSAMADLYHSLED from the coding sequence ATGAATAATAGTGAAAAAATGCTTGCTTCGCTCCACCAGCAGGATATGGAGCATGCGAGGAAATATTTTGAAAAAGCTTTGGTGTCAGATGATGTAGATGTCTTATTTGACCTCGCCCAGTATTTAGAAAGCATTGGCTTTTTCCCTCAGGCAAAACGTGCCTATGAAAAGGTTGTGGATGAATTTCCCCAAGCTTTTCTTGGGCTTTCGAACATTGCCAGTGAAGATGGTCAAATCGAAGAAGCCTTTGCCTATTTAGAGGAAATTCTGCCAGAGAGCAATTGGTATCCTACTAGCCTAGTAATGAAAGCTGATCTTTATCAAATGGAAGGCTTGCCAGATGTCGCACGTGAAAAGTTAGAAGAAGCCTACCAGTTAAGCGAAGATCCCTTGGTCTTATTTGGTCTTGCTGAAGTGGATATGGAGTTAGGAGAGTTTACGAAAGCTATCAAGGAATATGCGAGCTTGGATAACCGCGCCATCTATGAGCAAACAGGGATTTCAACCTATCAACGGATTGGCTTTTGTTATGCCCAGTTAGGAAAGCTAGAAGTAGCGATTGAATTTTTAGAAAAGGCGTTGGAGCTGGAATACGATGATCAGACAACCTTGGAATTGGCAATGATTTTGCTGGATCAAGGAGAAAGTCAGCGAGCCTTAATGTACTTTAAGCAATTAGACGCTCTTTCTCATGACTATGAAGGCTATGAGTACGGCTACGCATTGGCTCTTCATGCTGAGCATCAAACGAAAGAGGCGCTTGCCATTGCTAAACAAGGCTTGTCAAAAAATCCATTTGAAACCCGCTTGGCTCTCCTTGCTTCTCAGTATGCCTACGAATTGCACGACCAAGCAGGGGCAGAGAAGTATTTGCTAGAGGCATTGGAGGATGCGCTAGATCAAGAAGATTTGATCTTGAGACTGACCAATCTTTATCTGGAACAAGAGCGGTTTGAGGATGTCCTAGCCTTTGAGGGAGAAGAAGTAGATAGTCTTTTTACCAAGTGGAATCTTGCCCGTGCCTATAAAGCTTTAGAAAAAGAGGAAAAGGCGCTTGAACTTTACCGAGAGATTGCCCCAGATTTGCAAGAAAATCCTGAGTTTTTAGAAAGCTATGCATATCTGCTCAGAGAGTTAGGCTATCTAGCAGAAGCCAAGGAGCAGGCGCATCGCTATCTTACATTGGTGCCAGATGATTCAGCAATGGCAGATTTGTATCATTCCTTAGAAGATTAG
- the budA gene encoding acetolactate decarboxylase codes for MVEPVKLFQYNTLGALMAGLYGGTLTIGELLQHGDLGLGTLDSIDGELIVLDGKAYQAKGSGNTPEVIELGDDVMVPYAAVVPHQAEVIFRQRFEMTSQELQERIESYYDGENLFRSIKIHGTFKHMHVRMIPKSTTERKFAEVAIHQPEYQVEDIVGTIVGIWTPEIFHGVSLAGYHLHFISDDLTFGGHVMNYIIEEGIVELGAVDQLDQRFPVQDRKYLFAKFNVNEVKEDMEKSE; via the coding sequence ATGGTGGAGCCAGTAAAATTATTTCAGTACAATACATTAGGAGCTCTAATGGCAGGGTTGTATGGAGGAACTTTGACCATTGGCGAATTGTTGCAGCATGGTGATTTGGGCTTGGGAACTTTGGACTCTATTGATGGTGAATTGATTGTCCTAGATGGTAAAGCCTATCAAGCCAAGGGTTCTGGCAATACGCCAGAAGTGATTGAGCTAGGGGATGATGTGATGGTGCCGTATGCAGCTGTGGTCCCTCATCAGGCAGAAGTGATTTTCCGTCAACGATTTGAGATGACCAGTCAGGAATTGCAAGAGCGTATCGAATCCTACTATGATGGTGAAAATCTATTTCGCTCGATTAAGATTCATGGAACATTTAAGCACATGCACGTTCGGATGATTCCTAAATCAACTACGGAACGCAAATTTGCCGAAGTTGCTATTCATCAGCCAGAATATCAAGTAGAGGATATTGTGGGAACCATTGTAGGCATTTGGACACCGGAAATCTTTCATGGGGTGAGCTTAGCAGGTTATCATTTGCACTTTATCTCTGATGATTTGACCTTTGGCGGTCATGTCATGAACTATATCATCGAAGAAGGGATTGTGGAGCTGGGAGCAGTGGATCAGCTGGATCAACGCTTTCCTGTCCAAGATCGCAAGTATCTCTTTGCAAAATTTAATGTCAATGAAGTCAAGGAAGACATGGAAAAATCAGAATAA
- a CDS encoding amino acid ABC transporter permease: protein MDTILSIFTPNNLLFILGGLKLTLFISLIAILLSTMFGTILAVMRNSKFPLLTWLATIYIEFVRNVPNLLWIFTIFLVFQVKSTPAGIISFTVFTSAALAEIIRGGLNAVPYGQTEAGLSQGFTSFQILIYIILPQAIKKMLPAIISQFVTVIKDTSLLYSVIALQELFGSGQILMGRYYETEQVFALYFLIAGLYFLINFAISSYARYLSKNWQGE from the coding sequence ATGGATACGATTTTATCAATTTTTACCCCCAATAATCTCCTATTTATCTTAGGAGGGCTTAAACTGACCTTGTTCATCTCCTTGATTGCCATTCTTTTATCGACCATGTTTGGAACTATTCTTGCAGTCATGCGAAATAGCAAGTTTCCCCTTCTAACATGGTTAGCAACCATCTACATCGAATTCGTCAGAAATGTGCCGAATCTTCTCTGGATTTTCACGATTTTTCTAGTCTTTCAAGTCAAATCAACGCCTGCAGGTATCATCAGCTTTACAGTGTTTACCAGTGCTGCCTTGGCAGAGATTATCCGTGGCGGCTTAAATGCTGTGCCTTACGGACAGACAGAAGCTGGCTTGTCTCAAGGATTTACCTCTTTTCAAATCCTCATCTACATCATCCTTCCCCAAGCTATCAAGAAAATGCTACCTGCAATCATTTCCCAATTTGTGACAGTGATTAAAGATACGAGCTTGCTGTACTCAGTCATCGCTCTTCAAGAGCTGTTTGGCTCTGGTCAGATTCTCATGGGGCGCTATTATGAGACCGAGCAAGTTTTTGCTCTCTACTTTCTCATTGCAGGGCTTTATTTCTTGATTAACTTTGCTATTTCTAGCTATGCTAGGTACTTGTCAAAAAATTGGCAAGGAGAGTAG
- a CDS encoding amino acid ABC transporter permease yields MFDTANWLQYWKEFPLFFNGFLFTLLISIGAFLLAMLVGILFATWSTSKHKALKILARVYVEYYQNTPLLVQFVIIFYGFPLISHYTLMPNTYWTAVICVGLYHGAYIAEVIRAGIESIPTGQSEAALSQGFTRLETMYYIILPQAFRIILPPLTNQVVNLIKNTSTIAIISGADLMFTTKSWSALNGNYIPAFIGAAILYFALCFPVASFGRYMEEKNKATYSL; encoded by the coding sequence ATGTTTGATACCGCAAACTGGCTACAATACTGGAAGGAATTTCCACTATTTTTCAACGGATTTCTATTTACACTCTTGATTTCGATTGGCGCCTTTCTCCTTGCCATGCTAGTTGGCATCCTCTTTGCCACTTGGAGCACGAGTAAACATAAAGCGTTGAAGATTTTAGCACGAGTCTATGTGGAGTATTACCAAAATACACCACTTTTAGTACAATTTGTCATTATCTTTTACGGCTTTCCACTCATCAGCCATTACACACTCATGCCAAATACCTACTGGACAGCTGTGATCTGTGTTGGCTTGTATCACGGAGCTTACATTGCAGAAGTGATTCGCGCAGGGATTGAGTCCATTCCGACTGGTCAGAGCGAGGCAGCTCTCTCGCAGGGATTTACCAGACTAGAAACCATGTACTACATCATCCTCCCCCAAGCCTTTCGGATTATCTTGCCACCATTGACCAATCAGGTGGTGAATCTGATTAAAAACACTTCGACCATTGCGATTATCTCAGGAGCAGATTTGATGTTTACAACCAAGTCTTGGTCAGCTTTAAATGGCAATTATATTCCTGCCTTTATAGGTGCTGCTATTCTCTACTTTGCTCTTTGCTTTCCTGTTGCGAGCTTTGGTCGTTACATGGAAGAGAAAAACAAGGCAACGTACAGCTTATAA